A section of the Streptomyces sp. SCL15-4 genome encodes:
- a CDS encoding LLM class flavin-dependent oxidoreductase — translation MTAADHGRLGFGVLQFFSWPGRRVPPETVYSRSLERIDLMERSGVYDAVWLAEHHFTTYSVSPSVSMMGTMVAARTERLRIGTAVSLAAMQHPLRLAEEIALLDVLSGGRVNWGAGRGNDPTEFRVFGLDLERSYALFRENVEVVLQAWRQERLTHRGRFHTFEDIEVLPKPLQRPHPPVWMAASSPEAVAWAASAGYSILMDPHSSHAAIGVKYRAYRQGLADAGHPVDGRVIPMARLIAVAPTDEEARRIALRGTRWTLGSLSDPSRRDYSRSIRPAGDRGARHDGRDRAEAYADDVVIHGSPARVAERIKALQEEIGLHYLLCAPLSHESFLLLTREVIPKLL, via the coding sequence ATGACGGCAGCGGACCACGGCCGACTCGGCTTCGGCGTCCTGCAGTTCTTCTCCTGGCCCGGCCGCAGGGTGCCGCCGGAAACCGTCTACAGCCGCTCGCTGGAGCGGATCGACCTCATGGAACGGTCGGGCGTCTACGACGCGGTGTGGCTCGCCGAGCACCACTTCACCACCTACTCGGTCTCCCCGTCGGTGAGCATGATGGGGACGATGGTCGCCGCCCGCACCGAGCGGCTGCGCATCGGCACCGCCGTCTCGCTGGCCGCGATGCAGCACCCGCTGCGGCTCGCCGAGGAGATCGCGCTGCTCGACGTGCTGTCCGGCGGGCGGGTGAACTGGGGCGCGGGCCGCGGCAACGACCCGACCGAGTTCCGGGTGTTCGGGCTCGACCTGGAACGCAGCTACGCGCTGTTCCGCGAGAACGTGGAGGTCGTCCTCCAGGCATGGCGGCAGGAACGCCTCACGCACCGAGGCCGGTTCCACACCTTCGAGGACATCGAGGTGCTGCCCAAGCCGCTGCAACGGCCGCACCCGCCGGTGTGGATGGCCGCCTCCTCACCGGAGGCGGTCGCCTGGGCGGCCTCGGCCGGCTACTCGATCCTGATGGACCCGCACTCCAGCCACGCGGCCATCGGCGTCAAGTACCGGGCGTACCGGCAGGGCCTGGCGGACGCCGGCCATCCCGTCGACGGCCGCGTCATCCCCATGGCACGGCTGATCGCGGTCGCCCCGACCGACGAGGAGGCCCGGCGGATCGCGCTGCGCGGCACCCGCTGGACCCTCGGCTCGCTGAGCGACCCCTCCCGGCGCGACTACTCCCGCAGCATCCGCCCGGCCGGTGACCGCGGGGCACGGCACGACGGCCGGGACCGGGCCGAGGCCTACGCGGACGACGTCGTGATCCACGGCAGCCCCGCCCGGGTCGCCGAACGGATCAAAGCCCTCCAGGAGGAGATCGGACTGCATTATCTGCTGTGCGCGCCATTGAGTCACGAATCCTTCCTGCTGCTGACCCGGGAGGTCATCCCGAAACTGCTGTGA